Within the Marinobacter sp. SS13-12 genome, the region CCGAATGCTGGAAATGAAGGAAGCCATGGAAAAGCTCGACTTGCTGGTCGTCGTGGATCCCTTCCCCACCGTGTCAGCGGTGCTGCACGATCGCAAGGACGGTGCCTACCTGTTGCCTGCAACAACCCAGTTCGAGACCTCAGGCTCAGTCACCGCTTCCAACCGATCGCTGCAGTGGCGTGAAAAGGTCATCGAGCCGCTGTTTGACTCGAAGGTCGATCACGAAATCATGAAGCTGTTTGCGGACAAGTTCGGTTTTACCGATCGCATGTTCCGCAACATTGCCATTGAAGGCGACGAACCGGTTATCGAGGACATCACCCGCGAATTCAACCGCGGCATGTGGACCATCGGCTATACCGGTCAATCGCCTGAACGCCTGAAAAAGCACATGGCGAACCAGCATCACTTCGACAAGACCACCCTGCGTGCAGTCGGCGGTCCGTGCGACGGTGATATCTACGGTCTGCCGTGGCCGAGCTGGGGTACAGCAGAGATGAACCACCCCGGAACACCCAACCTCTACGATATGTCGTTGCCGGTGTCCAAGGGAGGCCTCACCTTCCGTGCCCGTTTCGGTGTCGAGCGCGACGGTGAAAACCTGCTGGCCGAAGGCGTCTACTCGAAAAACTCCGAGATCAAGGACGGCTACCCCGAGTTCACCATGCAGATGTTGATGGACCTGGGCTGGGATGGTGACCTCACGGCCGAAGAGCGTGCCAGTATTGACGCGGTTGCAGGCCCCGAGACCAACTGGAAGACCGATCTCTCAGGCGGTATACAACGGGTTGCCATCAAGCACGAGTGTGCACCCTTTGGCAACGCCAAAGCCCGCGCGATTGTCTGGAACTTCCCGGATCCCGTGCCGCTTCACCGTGAGCCGCTATACACCAGCCGTCGTGATCTGGTCGAAGATTACCCGACCTATGAAGACAAGCACTTCTGGCGTGTCCCGACCCTGTACGAGTCCATTCAGAAGAAGGACTTCAGCAAGGACTTCCCCCTCATTCTCACGTCAGGTCGTCTGGTGGAGTATGAAGGTGGCGGTGACGAGACTCGCTCGAACCCCTGGCTGGCGGAGCTACAGCAGGACATGTTCATCGAGGTGAATCCGTACGATGCAAACAACCTGAACATTCGTGAAGGTAATGACGTCTGGGTTTCTGGCCCAGAAGGCGCTCGCATCAAGGTGAAGGCGATGCTCACAGAACGCGTCGGCAGAGGTGTGGTCTTTATGCCCTTCCACTTCGGTGGGCACCTGGAAGGCAAGGATCTGAGGGACAAGTATCCCAAGGGCGCCGACCCCTATGTTCTGGGCGAATCTTCCAATACGGTTCAGACATACGGGTATGACTCGGTCACGCAGATGCAAGAGACCAAGTGCACCCTGTGTTCGATCATGCCGGCATAACAATAAGAGGTGTACAACATGGCACTTGAAGGACAAGCACGCGCAAAGTTTCTTTGCGATGCCGAACGCTGCATCGAATGTAATGCCTGCGTTACGGCCTGTAAGAATGAGCATGAAGTTCCCTGGGGCATCAACCGTCGCCGCGTGGTAACCATCGAAGATGGCAAACCTGGCGAGCGTTCGATCTCGGTGGCTTGCATGCACTGTTCAGACGCGCCTTGCATGGCCGTCTGTCCGACAGACTGCTTCTACCAGACCGAAGACGGAATCGTGTTGCATTCCAAGGATCTGTGTATTGGTTGTGGCTATTGCTTCTACGCCTGCCCCTTCGGCGCGCCCCAGTTCCCCCAGGCGGGCAACTTCGGCAGCCGGGGCAAGATGGACAAATGCACGTTCTGTGCAGGTGGTCCAGAGGAAGACAATTCGACAGCCGAATTCAACAAGTACGGTCGCAACCGTATCGCGGAGGGCAAGCTGCCGATCTGTGCGGAAATGTGCTCGACCAAAGCGCTGTTGGCCGGTGATGGCAACGACGTGGCAGACATCTATCGCCAGCGTGTGGTGAACCGTGGTTTCGGTTCAGGCGCCTGGGGATGGGGCAC harbors:
- the fdh3B gene encoding formate dehydrogenase FDH3 subunit beta, whose amino-acid sequence is MALEGQARAKFLCDAERCIECNACVTACKNEHEVPWGINRRRVVTIEDGKPGERSISVACMHCSDAPCMAVCPTDCFYQTEDGIVLHSKDLCIGCGYCFYACPFGAPQFPQAGNFGSRGKMDKCTFCAGGPEEDNSTAEFNKYGRNRIAEGKLPICAEMCSTKALLAGDGNDVADIYRQRVVNRGFGSGAWGWGTAYEKKGA